A part of bacterium genomic DNA contains:
- a CDS encoding NmrA family NAD(P)-binding protein: protein MKKRVYAIMGASGHIGSAATRRLLENGQAVRAIGRSPEKLKELQARGAELYTASFDDSEALAQAFTGCDGIFTMIPPDMLQADYRAFQNQVGEAIARAIGESGIRQVVNLSSVGGHLPAGTGVVLGLHFQEVRLNALSGVNVVHLRPATFMENLLWQVDLLRSQGIFGEPYKPDLKIAMIATQDIGQRVADLLLSLDFNGSSTQELLGQRDLTMPEVASIVGQAIDKPDLTYVRFTYEDYGAAMAQMGIPQKSIELLNELYRGINEGILEPAEPRSKRNTTPTTIEEFVQTVFLPAYRA from the coding sequence ATGAAAAAGCGAGTTTATGCGATCATGGGTGCCTCGGGTCACATCGGAAGCGCGGCAACACGGCGTCTTTTGGAAAATGGCCAGGCGGTCCGGGCAATCGGCCGCTCGCCCGAAAAGCTGAAGGAATTGCAGGCCCGAGGCGCCGAGCTTTACACCGCGAGCTTCGACGACAGCGAGGCCTTGGCCCAGGCCTTCACCGGCTGCGACGGCATCTTCACGATGATTCCACCCGACATGCTGCAGGCCGATTACCGGGCCTTTCAAAATCAAGTCGGCGAGGCGATAGCGCGGGCGATCGGAGAGTCCGGAATCCGGCAGGTGGTGAATTTGAGCAGCGTCGGCGGCCACTTGCCGGCCGGCACCGGCGTTGTCTTGGGGCTTCATTTCCAAGAAGTGCGGCTCAATGCCCTGTCCGGTGTCAACGTGGTCCATCTTCGGCCGGCCACTTTCATGGAAAACCTGCTCTGGCAGGTCGATCTGCTGAGGTCCCAAGGCATCTTTGGCGAGCCCTACAAACCGGATTTGAAAATCGCGATGATCGCAACCCAAGATATCGGCCAACGAGTAGCCGATCTCCTGTTAAGCCTCGATTTCAATGGAAGCTCCACCCAGGAGCTACTCGGACAGCGCGACCTGACCATGCCCGAGGTCGCATCGATCGTCGGCCAGGCCATCGACAAGCCCGATCTGACTTACGTTCGATTCACTTATGAAGACTACGGCGCAGCGATGGCCCAAATGGGAATCCCTCAAAAGTCGATCGAGCTCTTGAACGAGCTTTACCGCGGCATCAACGAGGGTATCCTCGAGCCGGCAGAGCCGCGTTCCAAACGCAATACCACTCCGACGACGATCGAGGAGTTCGTCCAGACCGTCTTCTTGCCGGCTTATCGGGCCTAA
- the sigJ gene encoding RNA polymerase sigma factor SigJ, whose product MEAAAVEIFNRHRGQLMALGYRMMGSLSEAEDLVQETYLRWQEAAPQAIENPKSWLTKVCSRLCIDQLRKAYRQREEYAGPWLPEPLPNAFRPWPEPESPAETSESLSIAFLLILEKLSPMERAVFLLHDVFNYTFKEVAAFVEGSEEQCRKLGQRAREAIQRERPRFDQPDPESFKVLERFFSAARNGEEAVVQELLAADSEFWSDGGGKVPAAMKILDDPATIAKFLLGLGRLAKQQHLDFKSDFTMVNDRPGMLLARRQADGHYELETVFAFEFRGGKISRIYAMRNPDKLQAWRGSGPEPE is encoded by the coding sequence ATGGAAGCAGCGGCGGTCGAAATCTTCAACCGGCATCGGGGACAGCTCATGGCCTTGGGCTATCGGATGATGGGCTCCTTGAGCGAAGCCGAGGACTTGGTCCAGGAAACCTATTTGCGCTGGCAGGAAGCCGCGCCCCAAGCGATCGAAAACCCCAAGAGCTGGCTGACCAAGGTTTGCAGCCGGCTCTGCATCGATCAATTGCGCAAAGCTTACCGGCAACGCGAGGAATATGCCGGCCCCTGGCTGCCCGAGCCCCTGCCCAACGCCTTTCGGCCCTGGCCGGAGCCGGAGTCGCCGGCCGAGACCTCGGAGAGCCTGAGCATCGCGTTCCTCCTGATCCTGGAAAAGCTTTCGCCGATGGAGCGGGCGGTCTTCCTGCTGCACGACGTCTTTAATTACACTTTCAAGGAAGTCGCCGCCTTCGTCGAGGGCAGCGAGGAGCAATGCCGCAAGCTGGGCCAGCGGGCCCGGGAGGCGATTCAACGGGAACGGCCGCGCTTCGACCAACCCGATCCCGAATCTTTCAAGGTCTTGGAGCGCTTCTTCAGCGCCGCCCGCAACGGCGAGGAGGCGGTGGTCCAGGAGCTGCTCGCCGCCGATTCCGAATTTTGGTCCGACGGCGGCGGCAAAGTTCCGGCGGCGATGAAGATCCTCGACGATCCGGCGACGATCGCCAAATTTCTGCTCGGTCTGGGCCGGCTGGCCAAGCAGCAGCACCTCGACTTCAAATCCGATTTTACGATGGTCAACGACCGTCCCGGAATGCTCCTGGCCCGGCGTCAAGCCGACGGCCATTACGAGCTGGAGACGGTCTTCGCCTTCGAATTCCGCGGCGGAAAGATCAGCCGAATTTACGCGATGCGGAATCCGGACAAGCTCCAAGCCTGGCGAGGCTCAGGACCAGAGCCAGAATAA
- a CDS encoding choice-of-anchor Q domain-containing protein — protein MRFPRNTWLFLLALPAFLAIHPNSAPAATFCVNEQADDGTGSAADCSDGACSGSAGTCSLRDAIKAADLNDDADTITFSASLSSPLTIIAGDSFGLPTIFSPVSIVGPGAEALTISIDGGSNTIFWFDAEEQPRSYSVSGLTLTQTGNTGFFADKIIQHRGTLTVSDTVITGRGRGISGFAEELTINNSTISGNVTAPGDDVVGAGLNFGGGVDNGILTINNSTFSNNQKLNTAGDADEGGGGIGIFDGSSLFDGTDFTVTLTNVTISGNQTNENGGGIWISDDCAECSQSAVIHATLTNVTLADNDADLNGNGGEGGGIFVSLSNPGASVTLNNTLIANNASGAGAADCSVSGISLASNGFNLVTDDTDCTGLSGSDITGQDPLLAALALNAPGSTETHALDANSPAINAGDNADCPDTDQRGVARPQGDACDIGAYEAVICGDGTVGPGEECEPSQECCTDECLFADAGTSCDDGDPDTIDDQCTGDGAVCEGIPEDLEGDGGCSLNPGSTRANAASTLLLLTALAGLGFRLRRAKGR, from the coding sequence ATGCGTTTTCCAAGGAACACTTGGCTGTTTCTATTGGCTCTGCCGGCTTTTCTCGCCATCCACCCCAATTCGGCCCCCGCCGCCACTTTTTGCGTCAACGAGCAAGCCGACGACGGCACCGGCAGCGCGGCCGATTGCAGCGACGGAGCCTGCAGCGGCTCGGCCGGAACCTGCTCGCTGCGCGACGCGATCAAGGCCGCCGACCTCAACGACGACGCCGACACGATCACCTTTTCCGCCTCGCTCAGCTCGCCGCTGACGATCATCGCCGGCGACTCCTTCGGCCTCCCGACGATCTTCTCGCCGGTCTCCATCGTCGGGCCCGGCGCCGAGGCTTTGACGATCAGCATCGACGGCGGCAGCAACACGATCTTTTGGTTCGATGCCGAGGAGCAGCCCCGGAGCTATTCGGTTTCGGGCTTGACCTTGACCCAAACCGGCAACACCGGATTTTTCGCCGATAAAATCATCCAGCACCGCGGCACCTTGACCGTCTCCGACACCGTCATCACCGGCCGGGGCCGCGGCATCAGCGGCTTCGCCGAGGAGCTGACGATCAATAACAGCACGATCTCGGGCAATGTCACCGCGCCGGGCGACGACGTGGTCGGCGCCGGCCTCAATTTCGGTGGCGGTGTCGACAACGGCATCCTGACGATCAACAACAGCACCTTTTCCAACAACCAGAAGCTCAACACCGCCGGCGACGCCGACGAAGGCGGTGGCGGCATCGGGATCTTCGACGGGTCGAGCCTCTTCGACGGCACCGATTTCACGGTGACGCTGACCAACGTCACGATCAGCGGCAACCAGACCAACGAGAACGGCGGCGGCATTTGGATCTCCGACGATTGCGCCGAATGCAGCCAATCGGCGGTCATCCACGCCACCCTCACCAACGTCACTCTGGCCGACAACGACGCCGACCTGAACGGCAACGGCGGCGAGGGCGGCGGCATCTTCGTCTCCTTGAGCAATCCCGGCGCCTCGGTGACGCTCAACAACACCCTCATCGCCAATAATGCCAGTGGCGCCGGCGCCGCCGACTGCTCGGTCAGCGGAATCAGCCTGGCTTCCAACGGCTTCAACCTGGTGACCGACGACACCGATTGCACCGGGCTCTCCGGCTCCGACATCACCGGCCAGGATCCGCTGCTGGCGGCCCTGGCCTTGAACGCTCCCGGCAGCACCGAGACCCACGCGCTCGACGCCAACAGCCCGGCGATCAACGCCGGCGACAATGCCGACTGCCCCGACACCGATCAGCGCGGCGTGGCTCGCCCTCAAGGCGATGCCTGCGACATCGGCGCTTATGAAGCGGTGATCTGCGGCGACGGCACGGTGGGCCCGGGCGAAGAGTGCGAGCCGAGCCAAGAGTGCTGCACCGACGAATGTCTCTTCGCCGATGCCGGGACCAGCTGCGACGACGGCGATCCCGACACCATCGACGATCAGTGCACCGGCGACGGCGCGGTCTGCGAGGGAATCCCCGAGGATCTCGAGGGCGACGGCGGCTGCTCGCTCAACCCGGGCTCGACCCGCGCGAATGCCGCCTCGACCTTGCTGCTGCTCACGGCCTTGGCCGGCTTGGGCTTCCGGCTCCGAAGAGCCAAGGGCCGCTAG
- a CDS encoding penicillin-insensitive murein endopeptidase — MKAFFVAACSLLGLGSPVFAAEPPESRCFGKPAQGRIEGAWRLPLFGPNFQAYSVLGWALGRSYVHSRVHRVILTAYARLERPDSNFNYIYGETGLEAGGEFWPHVTHQNGLSVDFMVPVRNERGKPVDFPGRVWNRFGYDLEFDAEGRVPGYRIDFEALAEHLFELHRAARREGIGIRLVIFDPALTERLFETRHGPYLAKHVRFLRRPARWRHDEHYHVDFKVPCS; from the coding sequence ATGAAAGCTTTTTTTGTCGCGGCTTGTTCGCTGCTTGGGCTGGGGTCGCCGGTCTTCGCCGCCGAGCCGCCCGAAAGCCGCTGTTTCGGGAAACCGGCCCAGGGGCGGATCGAGGGCGCTTGGCGCCTGCCCCTCTTCGGTCCCAATTTCCAAGCCTATTCGGTCTTGGGCTGGGCCCTGGGCCGAAGCTATGTCCACAGCCGAGTCCATCGCGTCATCCTGACGGCCTATGCTCGGCTGGAAAGGCCCGATTCCAACTTCAATTATATTTATGGGGAGACCGGCTTGGAGGCCGGCGGCGAATTTTGGCCCCATGTCACGCATCAGAACGGCTTATCCGTCGACTTCATGGTGCCGGTGAGGAATGAGCGGGGGAAGCCGGTGGACTTCCCGGGCCGGGTCTGGAATCGCTTCGGTTACGATTTGGAATTCGACGCCGAGGGTCGAGTGCCGGGCTACCGGATCGATTTCGAAGCCTTGGCCGAGCATCTCTTCGAGCTGCACCGTGCCGCCCGGCGCGAGGGCATCGGCATCCGGCTGGTGATCTTCGATCCCGCATTGACCGAGCGGCTCTTCGAGACCCGGCACGGCCCTTACTTGGCCAAGCACGTCCGCTTTCTGCGCCGGCCGGCCCGCTGGCGCCATGACGAGCATTATCACGTCGATTTTAAGGTTCCCTGCTCTTGA
- a CDS encoding MFS transporter yields the protein MLRQILFKSQDPKTWAFAILNLLLGLGYAWGVFSSNAMLISRTGTGSLFYIYLGSSLTALLLAGLLYRMIDRFPRRRIFFLGFQSLGACTVLIWLAALTEPEGTAFYFGIRIFFYAMFILVTLLYWLVASDYFTNYEAKVRYPYFIAFGVLGEILGSFTVNRFAAQIHTINFLLLWGLVLIGAPFLLLVIRRLNPEAPAPAEQAAAPAAKTAPKSLATLVGLLIAFWISHVYVAYGLDYFYNTSALAAFGGEDQLASFFGKVAIFSLGLVFFYQVFLAGPLARRFGLEQMLWALSALYALGLGLIHFFPSLITIAIAECLVFFFVDLTAQSLLQPVNKLFPDHARGKIMVAMEAVAFPAGTILLLLVASLILAYGRPRTISLTLFAWSLAFFVFCHFFAKAYLRYLEEALASADSQLTLNAIHALGEPNKRRAAPALERLLDSSSDLPIRRAAVLSLGRMRSRASFARIIECFSVPNESLQLAVVESISHFESEEGVAAMYHLIRSNENVSFQVRMNATLLLTKLLGEKMRPLLLAELGEDNDRLKANAIESLALLKDPETIPALTPYLHHDNRRVRANAAVALYPFRSSRAPALETIEALFRSASTMETFAGIYAIGELQLGQFRAELKSLAKDPDKRRRQHATLALAKMCDLEACAKVGDLLLDPEESFVLETARNLSRFKPEARTLVFESISRLPAEAQAKILAALEQTPIDFSREQELLTMAKWMSPYLPT from the coding sequence GTGCTCCGGCAAATCCTATTCAAGAGCCAAGATCCCAAAACCTGGGCGTTCGCGATTCTCAATTTACTGTTGGGGCTGGGCTACGCCTGGGGCGTCTTTTCCTCCAACGCGATGCTCATTTCCCGGACCGGCACCGGATCGCTGTTCTACATTTATCTCGGCAGCTCGCTGACCGCCCTCCTCCTCGCCGGCCTCCTCTATCGGATGATCGACCGCTTCCCGCGGCGGCGGATTTTCTTCCTCGGCTTCCAAAGCCTCGGGGCCTGCACCGTCCTGATCTGGCTGGCGGCGCTGACCGAGCCCGAAGGGACGGCGTTTTATTTCGGCATCCGCATCTTCTTCTACGCCATGTTCATCCTGGTCACCCTGCTCTATTGGCTGGTGGCCAGCGATTACTTCACCAATTACGAAGCCAAGGTTCGCTACCCCTACTTCATCGCCTTCGGCGTCCTCGGCGAAATCCTGGGCAGCTTCACGGTGAACCGCTTCGCCGCCCAAATTCACACGATCAATTTCCTCCTGCTCTGGGGCCTGGTCTTGATCGGAGCCCCCTTCCTCCTGCTCGTCATCCGAAGGCTGAACCCCGAAGCTCCGGCTCCGGCCGAGCAGGCCGCGGCGCCGGCCGCCAAGACCGCGCCGAAATCGCTGGCCACCTTGGTCGGCCTCTTGATCGCCTTTTGGATCTCCCACGTCTACGTGGCCTACGGCCTCGACTACTTCTACAACACCTCGGCTTTGGCAGCCTTCGGCGGCGAGGACCAGCTCGCCTCCTTCTTCGGCAAGGTCGCCATCTTCTCCTTGGGGCTGGTCTTCTTTTATCAAGTCTTCCTGGCCGGTCCGCTGGCCCGGCGCTTCGGGCTGGAGCAAATGCTCTGGGCCCTGTCGGCGCTCTACGCCCTCGGCCTCGGCCTCATCCATTTCTTTCCCTCGCTGATCACGATCGCCATCGCCGAATGCCTGGTCTTCTTCTTCGTGGACTTGACCGCTCAATCCCTGCTCCAGCCGGTGAACAAGCTCTTTCCCGACCACGCCCGGGGAAAAATCATGGTGGCGATGGAAGCCGTCGCCTTCCCGGCCGGAACCATCCTGCTCCTCCTGGTAGCCTCGCTCATCCTGGCCTACGGCCGGCCCCGGACCATCAGCCTCACCCTCTTCGCTTGGTCGCTGGCCTTCTTCGTCTTTTGCCACTTCTTCGCCAAAGCCTATTTGCGCTACCTCGAGGAAGCGCTGGCCTCCGCCGACTCCCAGCTGACCCTCAACGCGATCCATGCCCTGGGCGAGCCCAACAAGCGGCGGGCGGCGCCGGCGCTGGAGCGGCTGCTCGATTCAAGCTCGGATCTCCCGATCCGGCGGGCGGCGGTCCTGAGCTTGGGGCGAATGCGCAGCCGCGCTTCCTTCGCCAGGATCATCGAGTGCTTCTCGGTGCCCAACGAGTCGCTGCAGCTCGCGGTGGTCGAGTCGATCAGCCATTTCGAGAGCGAGGAAGGCGTGGCCGCGATGTACCACCTGATCCGCTCCAACGAAAACGTGTCCTTCCAAGTGCGGATGAACGCGACCCTGCTCCTGACCAAATTGCTGGGCGAAAAAATGCGGCCGCTCTTGCTGGCCGAGCTGGGCGAGGACAACGACCGGCTCAAGGCCAATGCGATCGAATCGCTGGCCCTGCTCAAGGACCCCGAGACGATTCCGGCGCTGACGCCTTATCTCCATCACGACAATCGCCGGGTCCGGGCCAACGCGGCGGTGGCGCTCTATCCCTTCCGCTCTTCGCGGGCGCCGGCGCTCGAAACCATCGAAGCGCTGTTTCGCTCGGCTTCGACGATGGAAACCTTCGCCGGCATCTACGCCATCGGCGAGCTCCAACTCGGTCAATTCCGGGCCGAGCTGAAGTCGCTGGCCAAGGATCCCGACAAGCGCCGCCGCCAGCATGCCACCTTGGCCTTGGCCAAGATGTGCGATCTCGAGGCCTGCGCCAAGGTCGGCGATCTCTTGCTCGACCCCGAAGAGAGCTTCGTGCTGGAGACCGCCCGCAACCTCAGCCGCTTCAAGCCCGAGGCCCGGACCCTGGTGTTCGAGAGCATCTCCCGCCTTCCGGCCGAGGCCCAAGCCAAGATCCTCGCCGCCCTCGAACAAACCCCCATCGATTTCTCACGGGAGCAGGAATTGCTGACGATGGCCAAATGGATGTCGCCTTATTTACCGACCTAA
- a CDS encoding methyltransferase, which produces MGEPLNPGKIMDVGLGFWKSKTLLSAIEMNLFTLLAAGPLSAEAIREKLRLHPRGTRDFLDALVALGFLEREDGHYRNSPETAAFLDKAQPGYIGGILEMANARLYKFWDSLSEALRSGQPQNEVKSTGGGDLFGALYADPQRLKSFLQGMTGLSRMSGRAIAAKFPWDRYRSFIDVGAAQGGVPVEVALAHPHLSGGGFDLPQVGPIFEEYAAAHGLAERLRFIAGDFMKDRLPQAEVLIMGHILHDWDLGQKKMLLGKAFEALPAGGALIVHEALIDDDRSKNAFGLMMSLNMLIETPGGFDFSGADCIGWMKEAGFKDAYVEALGGPDAMVVALK; this is translated from the coding sequence ATGGGCGAACCTCTCAATCCCGGCAAGATCATGGACGTGGGCCTCGGGTTTTGGAAATCCAAAACCCTGCTCAGCGCCATCGAAATGAATCTCTTCACGCTGCTGGCGGCCGGACCGCTCTCGGCCGAAGCGATCCGGGAGAAGCTGCGGCTCCACCCGCGCGGCACCCGCGATTTTCTCGATGCCTTGGTCGCCTTGGGCTTCCTCGAGCGCGAGGACGGGCATTATCGCAATTCACCCGAGACCGCGGCTTTCCTCGACAAGGCTCAGCCCGGCTACATCGGCGGGATTTTGGAGATGGCCAACGCCCGCCTTTATAAGTTTTGGGATTCGCTCTCCGAGGCCTTGCGCAGCGGCCAGCCCCAGAACGAAGTCAAAAGTACCGGCGGAGGCGATCTCTTCGGGGCGCTCTATGCCGATCCCCAGCGCTTGAAGAGCTTCCTCCAGGGCATGACCGGCCTCAGCCGGATGAGCGGTCGGGCCATTGCCGCCAAATTTCCCTGGGATCGCTATCGCTCCTTTATCGACGTTGGCGCGGCCCAGGGCGGCGTGCCGGTCGAAGTGGCCTTGGCTCACCCTCATCTGTCGGGCGGCGGCTTCGACCTTCCCCAGGTCGGCCCGATCTTCGAGGAATACGCGGCGGCCCACGGGCTGGCCGAGCGCCTGCGCTTCATCGCCGGCGATTTCATGAAGGATCGGCTGCCTCAAGCCGAGGTCCTGATCATGGGCCATATCCTTCACGATTGGGACCTCGGGCAAAAGAAGATGCTGCTCGGCAAGGCCTTCGAGGCCCTGCCGGCCGGCGGCGCCCTCATCGTCCACGAGGCCTTGATCGACGACGATCGGAGCAAGAATGCCTTCGGCCTCATGATGAGCCTCAACATGCTGATCGAAACCCCGGGCGGCTTCGATTTCAGCGGAGCCGACTGCATCGGGTGGATGAAGGAAGCCGGTTTCAAGGACGCCTACGTCGAGGCCTTGGGCGGTCCCGACGCGATGGTCGTCGCCCTCAAGTAG
- a CDS encoding DUF3592 domain-containing protein: protein MWIALLYFAFGIFAILYGRFILKQRRTLRSWSNAPGKILERKVDRSPGGRAGRLGPPAYQYEALVKYAYQVEGREYINDKIYRVGWISSTRKNREKFLATLPDQLPVLYNPVDPQDSCLLALSAGPAIAATLIGTFIALTAALYIVVTLLDRV from the coding sequence ATGTGGATCGCCCTGCTTTATTTTGCCTTTGGGATCTTCGCCATCCTTTACGGTCGTTTCATCTTGAAGCAACGCCGAACCTTGCGGAGCTGGTCCAACGCCCCCGGAAAGATTTTGGAGCGCAAGGTGGACCGATCGCCCGGTGGCCGCGCCGGCCGGCTCGGGCCGCCGGCCTATCAATATGAAGCTCTCGTGAAATACGCCTATCAAGTCGAGGGCCGCGAGTACATCAATGACAAGATTTACCGGGTGGGCTGGATCTCCAGCACTCGGAAGAACCGCGAAAAATTCTTGGCCACCTTGCCTGACCAGCTTCCGGTCCTTTACAACCCGGTCGATCCCCAGGACTCCTGCCTCTTGGCCTTGTCGGCCGGCCCGGCGATTGCGGCCACCCTCATCGGGACCTTCATCGCGTTGACCGCGGCCCTCTATATCGTGGTCACGCTTTTGGATCGGGTTTAG
- a CDS encoding DUF1566 domain-containing protein: MEWSARLRRRRCLQCYGQSINGRPGWRLPTVEEMLNLLDYKVFGPDDSRLPLGHPFQNVLTGVVNYYWTSSVDPGDPTKAYGVTVNANVSAPASFAKSDNRGIWCVRGGSQ; this comes from the coding sequence ATCGAGTGGAGCGCTCGACTGCGGCGGCGACGATGCCTGCAATGCTACGGCCAGTCGATCAACGGCCGGCCGGGCTGGCGCCTGCCGACGGTCGAGGAAATGCTGAACCTGCTCGACTACAAGGTCTTCGGACCCGACGACAGCCGATTGCCGCTGGGCCATCCCTTCCAGAATGTGCTGACCGGCGTCGTCAACTATTATTGGACCTCGTCCGTCGATCCCGGCGACCCAACGAAGGCTTATGGAGTGACGGTCAATGCCAATGTCAGCGCTCCGGCTTCCTTCGCCAAGAGCGACAATCGGGGAATTTGGTGCGTCCGCGGCGGAAGCCAGTGA
- a CDS encoding amidohydrolase family protein: MLIDFHTHFFPNRLMDALWRWFEAHAWPIEYKQYADQAVATLRAQGVSRAVSLHYPHQAGMAESLNEWARRLAEKYPGFIEPFGSVHPDDAGKEAILRRCFEDYGFKGLKIHCHVQKTAPEDPRMEPVYELCQALDRIVLIHCGNGPHFKEKPTQGYGYDVTAISGAARFEKVIRKYPRLRFVVPHLGFEEMDRFVAMLKDYPNLHLDTTMAIGGFFPAPVRPEWFFENPDRILFGTDFPNIPYPWNREKLALEAMGLGPELEKKIFHDNAARLLALGPGEFADRSA, from the coding sequence GTGCTCATCGATTTCCACACCCACTTCTTCCCCAACCGGCTGATGGACGCGCTCTGGCGTTGGTTCGAAGCCCACGCCTGGCCGATCGAGTACAAGCAATACGCCGACCAGGCCGTCGCCACCCTCCGGGCCCAGGGGGTGAGCCGGGCGGTTTCGCTGCACTATCCCCACCAGGCCGGGATGGCCGAATCGCTCAACGAGTGGGCCCGGCGGCTGGCCGAAAAATATCCCGGCTTCATCGAGCCTTTCGGCAGCGTTCATCCCGACGATGCGGGCAAGGAAGCCATCCTCCGCCGCTGCTTCGAGGACTACGGCTTCAAGGGACTCAAGATCCATTGCCACGTCCAGAAAACGGCGCCCGAGGACCCGCGGATGGAACCGGTCTACGAGCTCTGCCAAGCGTTGGACCGGATCGTCCTGATCCATTGCGGCAACGGGCCCCATTTCAAGGAGAAGCCGACTCAGGGCTATGGCTATGACGTCACCGCAATCAGCGGCGCCGCCCGCTTCGAGAAAGTGATCCGGAAATACCCGCGGCTCCGCTTCGTCGTGCCCCACTTGGGCTTCGAGGAGATGGACCGCTTCGTCGCGATGCTGAAGGACTATCCCAACCTCCACCTCGACACCACGATGGCGATCGGCGGCTTCTTCCCGGCCCCGGTCCGGCCGGAGTGGTTTTTCGAGAATCCGGACCGGATCCTCTTCGGGACCGATTTCCCCAACATCCCCTACCCGTGGAATCGCGAGAAATTGGCCTTGGAGGCGATGGGACTGGGGCCGGAGCTGGAGAAGAAAATCTTCCACGACAACGCCGCCCGCCTCTTGGCGCTCGGCCCCGGCGAATTCGCTGACCGATCGGCCTGA
- a CDS encoding alpha/beta fold hydrolase, which produces MAEVFKNFLQAFQGRAGKSWESVQSLAELNPRYRSVLNGLVGDALAERKSRLAIPMSLIGEPGGGKLCVLVHGLCDSEETWRFAEDPALSYGSLLQSEFGYTPLYLRYNTGLHISSNGRALAKLLTELGESQPGAIQELAFIGHSMGGLVVRSACHYGQEAGANWARRVKKIFLLGVPHLGTDLERLGNLTSVILRMIPNPVTWGLANLGNRRSSGIKDLRFGYLVDEDWKDQNPDALWMDNRHPVPLLEGTEHYLIAGSLAKETENFLVRYFGDGLVGAGSAAGRSLRRSKSIPFEPEALAVVKGVSHGALARHPKVYEQIRRRFLPP; this is translated from the coding sequence ATGGCCGAGGTGTTCAAAAACTTTCTCCAGGCCTTTCAAGGCCGGGCCGGCAAGTCTTGGGAGAGCGTGCAATCGCTGGCCGAGCTGAACCCGCGCTACCGCTCGGTCTTGAACGGCCTCGTCGGCGACGCCTTGGCCGAGCGGAAGAGCCGCCTGGCCATTCCGATGAGCCTGATCGGCGAGCCCGGCGGCGGAAAGCTCTGCGTCCTGGTCCACGGCCTCTGCGATTCCGAGGAGACCTGGCGCTTCGCCGAGGATCCGGCCCTGAGCTACGGCTCGCTCCTGCAAAGCGAATTCGGCTACACGCCGCTTTACCTGCGCTACAATACCGGTCTCCACATCTCGAGCAATGGCCGGGCCTTGGCCAAGCTGCTCACCGAGCTCGGTGAAAGCCAGCCCGGCGCCATCCAAGAGCTGGCCTTCATCGGTCACAGCATGGGCGGATTGGTGGTGCGAAGCGCCTGCCATTACGGCCAAGAGGCCGGCGCCAATTGGGCCCGGCGGGTGAAGAAGATCTTCCTGCTGGGAGTTCCCCATCTCGGCACAGATTTGGAGCGCTTGGGCAATTTGACCAGCGTCATCTTGCGGATGATTCCCAACCCGGTGACTTGGGGTCTGGCCAACTTGGGCAACCGGCGCAGCTCCGGGATCAAGGACCTGCGTTTCGGCTATTTAGTCGATGAGGATTGGAAGGATCAAAATCCCGACGCGCTTTGGATGGACAATCGCCACCCGGTGCCGCTGCTCGAAGGCACCGAGCACTATCTCATCGCCGGCAGCCTGGCCAAGGAGACCGAGAATTTTCTGGTTCGTTATTTCGGCGACGGCTTGGTCGGCGCCGGCAGCGCCGCCGGCCGGAGCCTGCGTCGGAGCAAGAGCATTCCCTTTGAGCCTGAGGCCTTGGCGGTGGTCAAGGGGGTTTCCCATGGAGCGCTGGCTCGCCATCCCAAAGTCTATGAACAGATCCGGCGAAGATTTTTACCGCCTTGA